A genomic stretch from Rhodomicrobium vannielii ATCC 17100 includes:
- a CDS encoding EscU/YscU/HrcU family type III secretion system export apparatus switch protein has translation MGLLADNSETDNKTEAPSEKRLRDSLDKDGGPSSREVNSAAALFALVLFLMTMAPADFGEVVKNLSVFIEDPSGFSLENGADAFFILQLAGLTIFNFALPLVLMLLAATLLASFAQNPPTLIFNKIAPDLARISPQAGLKRLFAFDAVVDLLKSFIKFGIVAIAFYVAFQGGAAALLVLQTDSASTIELIKRLAFKAILICALACAVLAVADVFWTRFRWLRKLKMSRQDLKDEHKQSEGDPMLRARARAIARARVRRNMMTSVPNATVVIANPTHYAVALRYVRGQDRAPQTLAKGKNKLALRIRSIAEDNNVPVVENKALAKSLHDAVRVDQPIPHEFYKAVAEVIIYINKKGG, from the coding sequence GTGGGACTCTTGGCTGATAACTCCGAAACCGACAACAAAACCGAGGCGCCGAGCGAAAAGCGCCTTCGCGACAGCCTCGACAAAGACGGCGGGCCGTCGTCCCGTGAGGTGAACTCCGCTGCGGCGCTGTTCGCGCTTGTGCTCTTTCTGATGACGATGGCCCCGGCGGATTTCGGCGAGGTCGTCAAAAATCTGTCCGTCTTCATTGAGGATCCGTCCGGTTTTAGCCTCGAAAACGGAGCAGACGCGTTCTTCATTCTGCAACTGGCAGGTCTGACGATCTTCAATTTTGCGTTGCCGCTTGTTCTCATGCTGCTGGCAGCAACTCTGCTGGCGTCCTTCGCTCAGAACCCGCCGACGTTGATATTCAACAAGATCGCGCCCGATCTCGCGAGGATCTCGCCCCAGGCGGGGCTGAAGCGACTATTCGCATTCGACGCCGTCGTTGATCTTCTGAAGAGCTTCATCAAATTTGGCATTGTCGCGATCGCCTTCTACGTTGCGTTCCAGGGGGGTGCTGCGGCGCTCCTCGTGCTCCAAACTGACTCGGCGAGCACGATCGAACTGATCAAACGGCTTGCGTTCAAGGCCATTCTCATCTGCGCCTTAGCCTGTGCTGTGCTAGCGGTTGCTGACGTCTTCTGGACGCGCTTTCGATGGCTTAGAAAACTCAAGATGAGTCGACAGGACCTTAAGGACGAACACAAACAGTCCGAGGGCGACCCCATGCTGAGGGCGCGGGCGCGCGCGATCGCTCGCGCTCGCGTGCGGCGTAACATGATGACGAGCGTGCCGAACGCGACCGTGGTGATCGCCAACCCCACCCATTATGCCGTCGCGCTGCGCTACGTCCGAGGCCAGGACCGAGCGCCGCAGACGCTGGCCAAAGGCAAGAACAAGCTCGCGCTGAGAATACGAAGCATAGCGGAAGACAATAATGTCCCGGTCGTGGAGAACAAGGCTCTCGCGAAATCGCTGCATGACGCGGTGCGCGTCGATCAGCCTATTCCGCACGAATTCTACAAGGCGGTGGCCGAAGTCATCATCTACATCAATAAAAAAGGGGGGTAG
- the motA gene encoding flagellar motor stator protein MotA gives MTIALGLFVTLGCMLAGYVWMGGHVAVIWQPAEYLIICGAAIGTFIVANPMKVIKDTGKGIVDALKNSEPKESDYLAVLGFLYALMREFKNKPKSEVEKHIDDPSKSSIFANYPEVLAKPDLTQFICDYARLHIMGNARPAEIEALMDEEIQTIRHDGLKPYHALHAVSEAFPALGIVAAVLGVIKAMAALDKPPEVLGELIASAMVGTFAGIFLSYAVVAPIATKLKTVREKQLHLYMLVKQTFLAFMNGAMASVAVEHGRKMISAHERPTINRVEESLTGTPEAKAA, from the coding sequence GTGACCATCGCTCTTGGACTATTCGTCACCTTGGGTTGCATGCTCGCCGGCTATGTCTGGATGGGCGGGCATGTCGCCGTCATCTGGCAGCCTGCCGAGTATCTGATCATCTGCGGTGCAGCCATTGGAACCTTCATCGTCGCGAATCCGATGAAGGTCATCAAGGATACAGGCAAAGGCATCGTGGATGCACTCAAAAACTCGGAACCCAAGGAATCGGATTACCTCGCTGTTCTCGGTTTTCTCTACGCGTTGATGCGGGAATTCAAGAACAAGCCCAAGAGCGAGGTCGAGAAACATATCGACGATCCATCGAAATCATCGATTTTTGCCAATTACCCCGAGGTGCTTGCGAAGCCGGATCTGACGCAATTCATTTGCGACTATGCCCGGCTGCACATCATGGGGAACGCGCGGCCAGCAGAAATCGAGGCGCTGATGGATGAGGAAATCCAGACCATCAGGCACGACGGCTTGAAGCCCTATCATGCGCTCCATGCCGTCTCGGAGGCTTTCCCTGCACTTGGGATTGTCGCGGCGGTTCTGGGGGTGATCAAGGCCATGGCGGCACTCGACAAGCCGCCGGAAGTGCTGGGCGAACTCATCGCTTCGGCGATGGTCGGCACCTTCGCCGGTATCTTCCTGTCCTATGCGGTCGTCGCCCCAATCGCGACAAAGCTCAAGACGGTGCGGGAAAAGCAGCTCCACCTTTATATGCTCGTAAAGCAGACATTCCTCGCCTTCATGAATGGCGCGATGGCTTCCGTCGCGGTGGAACACGGGCGGAAAATGATCTCGGCCCATGAGCGCCCCACCATCAATCGCGTCGAGGAGAGCCTGACAGGGACGCCTGAGGCCAAGGCGGCCTGA
- a CDS encoding FliM/FliN family flagellar motor switch protein, whose amino-acid sequence MMQEIISDEVLSVGGDVAEEVTRAAASLIGLGKGGDPGSLERVLRIPLSLKVLLGSASMPIYQVTKLGRGAVIPLDRKVGDAVDVMINGRIIAKGEIVVLDEEGSRFGVTLTEMIDNTKL is encoded by the coding sequence ATGATGCAGGAAATTATCTCAGATGAAGTTCTCTCTGTTGGTGGCGATGTCGCTGAAGAGGTTACAAGAGCGGCGGCGAGCCTGATAGGACTTGGCAAGGGCGGTGATCCAGGCAGTCTCGAAAGGGTGTTGCGCATCCCGCTCTCTCTCAAGGTTCTGCTGGGCTCCGCATCCATGCCGATCTACCAGGTGACCAAACTGGGCAGGGGGGCAGTCATTCCTCTTGACCGCAAGGTGGGCGATGCCGTCGACGTGATGATCAACGGCAGAATTATAGCGAAGGGTGAGATCGTGGTGCTCGACGAGGAGGGCTCTCGTTTCGGCGTTACGCTCACCGAGATGATCGACAACACGAAGCTATGA
- a CDS encoding DUF1217 domain-containing protein translates to MTSTLTTFLSISNNYSKWTEITAAEPSVASQTEYYKANIGNITSADELVGDYKLFSYALTAYGLGDEVYAKALYKKVLSEGTDKGSLSSKLGKLGVTELAKTFNFEENGTSTTTSDAVQNDVVDLYLAQTLEEKQGETNEGAQMALYFYRNASKIDSVYDILADKTLLKTVYTALGLSEYTAAMNIDKQASLLSKALDLNDFKDPQKLTSFIAKFSTLYDSENNNTASDYVSALFGTSSSNGVVSFSVDLLSSVQGLSLGGAWR, encoded by the coding sequence ATGACTTCCACACTTACGACGTTTCTTTCGATCTCAAATAACTACAGCAAGTGGACCGAGATCACCGCGGCCGAACCTTCCGTGGCTAGTCAGACCGAATATTACAAAGCCAACATCGGCAATATCACGTCCGCTGATGAACTCGTCGGCGACTACAAGCTGTTCTCCTACGCGCTGACTGCATATGGCCTCGGAGACGAGGTTTACGCAAAGGCGTTGTACAAAAAAGTGCTGTCCGAAGGCACGGATAAAGGCAGCCTTTCGTCCAAGCTTGGCAAGCTCGGAGTCACGGAACTCGCCAAAACCTTCAACTTCGAGGAGAACGGCACATCGACCACGACCTCAGACGCGGTCCAGAACGATGTCGTAGATCTGTATCTTGCCCAAACTTTGGAAGAAAAGCAGGGCGAGACAAACGAAGGCGCTCAGATGGCGCTTTATTTCTACCGGAACGCGTCGAAGATCGACAGTGTGTATGATATCCTCGCCGACAAGACGCTTTTGAAGACCGTCTATACAGCGCTCGGCCTCTCCGAATACACGGCGGCGATGAATATCGACAAGCAGGCCTCGCTTCTCTCCAAGGCACTGGATCTCAACGACTTCAAAGATCCTCAGAAGCTGACGAGCTTTATCGCCAAATTTTCCACGTTGTACGATTCGGAGAACAACAACACCGCCAGCGACTATGTCAGCGCGCTGTTCGGGACATCATCCAGCAACGGCGTGGTGTCGTTCAGCGTCGACCTTCTTTCCAGTGTGCAAGGTCTCTCGCTCGGCGGAGCTTGGCGCTAG